In Papaver somniferum cultivar HN1 chromosome 9, ASM357369v1, whole genome shotgun sequence, the genomic stretch CTTCCCTTGGGTGGCTGTGATATAGTTTTGGGAGATGATTGGATGAGAAGGTTAGGTAATGTTATGTTTAAATTTTCCAACCTAAGCATTTCATTCAAACATCAAGGTGAGACAAATACCTTAGCTGGTGTcaaaaattcttcttctattatgatgatgagtagTCAAGTTGTTCAAGATTTTTTCAAGAAAAACACTCATGGGTTGTTGGGTCAATTATTCTCTGTCACTCCTACCACTACTTACCAACCTATTCCTCCTGAAATATCTCAATTGTTACACTCTTATGAGGATGTTTTTCAAGAATCCACTGACTTGCCACCAACCAGAAATTTGGACCACACCATTCCACTCAAGCcaatttatattcctccaaacCAGAGGGCCTATAACAAAAATTTGTGGTTGAACAATTAGTGAGAAATATGCTTGATACCGGTATTATTCAACCCAGTCATAGTCCATATGCATCTCCAATTCTCTTGGTAAAGAAAAAGATAACTCCTGGAGATTTTGTGtggattacaggaaattgaacaACATCACCATTAAGGACAGATTTCCTACTattattgatgaattgttggatgAATTATTTGGGTCTAGTGTCTTTACCAAAATTGATACGAAATCAGGTTATCACCAAATTCTGGTTCATCCTTCTGATATTTTTAAAACAGCCTTCAAAAACCATCATGGACACTATGAATTCAAGGTGATGCCATTTGGACTCACTAATGCCTCAACAACATTTCAAGCCTTGATAAATGAAGTCTTTCAACcttatattcaaaaattcattttggtgttttttgatgatattttggttTACAACCCAGATTTGTCTACTCATGTTCAACACCTGGAGATCACCTTACAATTACTTAGAAAGCATAAACTCGATGTTAGATTTTCTAAATGATGTTTTGCTCAGACTGAACTAGAGTATCTGGGTCACATTGTAACTGCTCAAGGGGTAGTTGTTGATCCATCTAAAGTTGCTAGCATGACTTCATGGCCTTAACCAACCACATTGAAGGAGTTGAGAGGATTCTTAGGCCTCACAGGGTATTACAAGAAGTTTGTGAAGCATTATGGGTCTATTAACAAACCTCTGACAGATTTACTGAAGAAGAATTATTTCTCATGGTCTCCAGCAGCCACTCAAGCTTTCATTCATCTTAAAGTTGCAATGGTCAATGCCCTTGTTTTGGCCTTGTCAGATTTTTCCAAGCAATTTATGCTAGATACTGATGCTAGTGGTGTAGGTACTATGTTAATGCAAGAGGGCAGAGCAATCTGTTTTTTCATTAAACTACTAGGTCCTAAAGCTCTAGCCTTATCTACTTATGAGAAGGAATTACTAGCAATTGTAAAACCTGTGAAGAAGTGGAGATATTATTTACAGGATCACAAATTTCTCATTCAAACTGATCACCATATTATTAAACATTTTTTGGATCGGAAGATTACCACTACTTTTCAACAAAAATGGTTAATGAAATTATTGGGTTTTGATTATGAGATCAAATATAAGAGTGGTGTGGAAAATAAGGTGGTTGATGCTCTTTCCAGGAGATCACATGACACTACAGCTTGCTCTCCGATTACTATTACTACACCCAAGTGCGCACAAGATTTGATTCTTAACTACACTGATGACTCTAAGGCTCAGCACTTAATTCCTCAACTCTTGGTTGACCCCAATGCAGTACATGATTTCACTTATCAGGAAGGCATCTTGAGGCACAAGAACAAACTATATGTAGGAACTGCCAATGATATGAGACACACTATTCTTGCTTCTATTCATTCTTCAGCTGTTGGAGGGAATTCTGGAATTTAGGCAACTCACATCATAGCAAAAATTTACTTTCATTGGCCTAGCATGAAGAAAGTAGTTCTCTCATTTGTCAGCAATTGTGATGTTTGTTAGAGGAACAAACACTCTCACACCTTTCCAACATGGTTATTACAGCCTTTGGCAATCCGTGAGCAAGCTTGGCAACATATCTCAATGATTTCATTGAAGGGATTCCTTTGAGTGAGAGAAAAGATGTTATCTTAGTTGTGGTAGATATGGTGGCAAAGTACAGTCACTTCATAGGCCTTTCTCATCGATACACTGCTGCATTAGTTGCTAAAGTCTTTTTGGATAACATCTTCAGTTTGCATGGGTTTCTAGCCTCTGTTGTATCTGACAAGGATAAAGTTTTCACAAGCAATTTCTGGCAAGATTTGTTCACAACATTGGGTACCAGCCTTAATCTAAGCACAACCTATCACCCTCAAACTGATGGCCATACTGAGAGGGTGAACTCTTGCTTAGAAACTTATCTCGGGTGTATGACTAGTCAACATCCAAAGAAGTGGCACTACTGGTTACCATtagctgaatggtggtataatacaaGTTACCATACTAGCTTAAAAATGTCACCATTCAAGGCCTTGTATGGTTATAACCCTCCCCATTTATCTTTTCTTTCTGCTATTACTACTTCAGTTGCTGCAGTTGAGACCTATTTAAAGCAGAGAGATGTTGTGTTGGAGATTCTTAAAGATAATTTATTAAAAGCTCAAGAAATGATGAAACTATATGCTGACAAGAAAAGAGTTGATAGGCAATTTGACATTGGATACTTGGTACATTTGAAGCTTCAGCCTTACAGGCAAGTCTCCATTGCCTTGAGGAAGAACTTTAAACTCTCTGCCAAGTATTATAGGCCTTTCAAGGTATTACAGAGGATTGGTCAAGTGGCTTACAGAATCGCACTTCCTCCTGAAGCTAGAATTCGTCTTGTTTCCCATGTATCTCAGTTGAAGCTGAAGATTGGTCAGTATGCAGTTCCTTTTCCAACTCTTCCTGTTGTGGATCATGAAGGCCAAGTGGTGGCGGTTCCACATTCTCAGTTGGACTCAAGAGTTATCACCAGAAATGGCACTGAGATCCAACAGTTATTGATCCATTGGACCAGCTCCTCTTCAGAAAATGCTACTTGGGAAGACTTGTCTACTATTCGAGCTCACTTTCCAGATTTTTTATCCTTGAGTACAAGATGTCTGAAAGGAGGGGGTAATGTCATACTCCTTTGGGTGGCCTATTCTCTATTCTATCCTGGTAGCCCTTATTAACTCCCTTGTCTGCCTTATCAGTAAGTGTCCGTTAGTACTCAACGGCTACCTTAGATTTCGTTAGCTAATTAGTCATTCGGCTGCTTGTGTAGTGGTTGATTAGCTAATTAGTCATTCGGCTGCTTGTGTAGTGGTTGATTTGGATCCAATGATGTATTTATTGGTCTTCCCTGAGTTTCTAAGAActaatgaatattgataattaAAACCTGAGgctgattcaattgaatcagagTTACTTTTATCCTGATTGATGTTCTAATTGTCTAGTACACATGCTTGCAGTTCTCTTGGAAGGATTCAAGCGCATGTTCTTTAGAGCAAGCTTCACAGTTTTCCAACACAATCTGTTCAATCCTGTTAGGGGCAATTAAAGGTATGTTATCATAGTGTTCTGACAACTTTTCACTTGTAGATGCATCCAAGTTGATTGTTCTAGCGAGACGCAACAAGCCTTAAGTATTTGCACTTGAATTCCTTGAAGTGACGTCCTTTTTTATCTGCATGGATTTGCCTTTGCACTCACCGTTTTCAGGCCTACGGTATCATCTTTCCACCGAGAGTTACATATCATAGTTTCTTTTCTTGGAATTCTTTAGATGTTCTTACTCTTGAAGTTGTGCCATGGATCTGTTCAAGAGGTTCGTGTCCAAGGATTTTTCTGTACAGATTGGAGATATATATTATCCCATTACGGAAGGGGGACTCCATTTCCTTGTTACCGCAGACAGTAAATCAGATTTGTTGATTGTCAAATAAAATGTTTTTGGTTCTGTAATTCTTCACCTGTTTGAAAAAGCCAAACTTTTAAGTCCGTTTTGAAATTAAGATGTTTCCACTAATGAGTCTCATACAGTTGCCAGTAGCTCAAGAATTACGTAAGCTATTTTTcctctattgtatgtccaaatcaTGTAGCGAGTCTTATAATGACCTTTGATAAAAGAATATTGTTCGAAAACATGCCTCTAGGTGTTGTATTAAACTTTTGTAACAAGATAGAAAGTTGACATGTAAAGTTAAGTGCAACCCATGAACTTGTAACATGGTTTCGATCAAGTGTGATTCTTACTGGAACATGGTTCAGACTGGTTAGTAAATGACCTTGAGGTTTTTGCACAGTTTCAATCGCCAAGCTTTACTTTTCTGGGAACGTTTCATGTCATTGAGTTACAGTAATATGTCTATCGAGGTCTCAGATCCCGCTGAAAAAACacataaagaaagaaaaactatCAGTTAAGGGGAGAAGGGGCATGGAAAATATGTTATGATAGTGAGGGAACTCCAACAAACTGGATATTTTTTGTCATGCCCAAATTCTTCTTACACTGCACCTTCATTTTCACCATAGTCAACAATATAATAAAGTAATTGGGGAAATAGAAATAAAAGCTTACTCTTGGTCCACGATCTCCGGTGTCTGTCCGTCTACTAGCAGTATCTGGCTGAGGTATCATCTGTGGACTATCATGCTTGTAGAAAGCTTGCAGGGCTCTCACAAAGAATGGACGCACAATATTTACTTCCATTGCAGATAGATTTTTTAGCTGCAATAACAGATGAAAAATTAGAGAATAGAGAAATAGAAATATCATGGATTAAGATAACTGATTATTAGATACCCAACATCATAGAGGTAATTAGTTATGCATAGTGTACGCTAAAAATGTACTTGAGAATGCATTTTAAAGAATCGGGACTATAAGTGGTAACTCAGGAAAATTGCAATACCTTGACTGCATGTGTACGAGAACCAATTGTCTCGAAGCCAGACTCTACTTTATGAAACCTTACATCCCTAATGTCCTCAACCAGAGTTCTCACCTGTTAAAATGCTCTATATCAAGCACAAGCTTCTGGAAAGCAAGACGTGGTGGGAAATCAGGGCAAACAATTGCAACAATTACCATGTGTACGTCTGGGATGTCTTCACGAGCACTGTTggaaaacaaatatatatatatatatatatatatatatatataattgacGTCAACCAACATTgattaaagaaaaaaagagtaCCAAGTATATAAAAGAAAATTCACTACATACTGGTCGAAAAGAAGCCTCGAGATTTCCACATAATGAAATGGGAGCGGTTGAAATTCTCTTGGGGAGTCACGTTCTAATTCCAAAACCTGCGTCAGATTTTCTGCACCATGAAGCAGAAACAACAGAGGAATTATAGAAGGTTGGCATCTAATTGCTATTTGGGTTATTGAGCTATCAGGTTCATTCAATTTTTAGGtcgttttttcctttttctttcatgAGGACAACTGTAATGCAATTACAAGATTCCAAATTCATCCAATCACAAGTAAAAaagtaaatgacattttatgtacAAATAAGTAGATGCTCAGGCAGTCTAAAATGTGACAGCCTAATTTACAAAGTTGTAATAAATTAAAGAAGTCTCACTACTTTAGCAATTTAGAATGCCGTTAAGATGGTATAGAGAAGGGTCGAATAGGGTTCAAATCTTTTACTTGACGTCCCTCTCTCCGTGCACGAGTTTGAAATAAATAAACTAACAAAACAAATGATGACTAACGGTGCCTAAATGGTTAGATGATAAAATATAACAGTAccgaaattctgaaaatttaagcAAATAATATAGTTCTATAAATAGCAAATAATGTAGTTTAAAAACTCACTAAACAGCAAACTGAAGACCTCAAATTCCACATATCACTAGTATATTGATAGGAATGAAGTGAAGAAATTAAAAGTGTGTCCTTTAATACAACAGCACAATGTCAAATACGGTGTTTGATGTAGTCACAAAATTATCAAGAAAAGGAATTTACATGCTAAAAACTTTGCAGCATGTTTTCATGGGAAACGGCATCTTTTCCCAGCTTAGTTAAAATATCTGACACTAAACAACTCAAGAGTATATTTCTGTCAGCTATCTATGGTTGCTAGAGTGCTCCATAGTGCCAAATGGAAACACTATACCTACACCGCATAGTTTATAAATCTATTCAAGAGGTTAACATCCTAACAACACTTCTTATGTATAACGCCTTCTATTCGCTTATACATTGCAAGAAAGATCATCTAAGGTAACAAGAAACCATATAATGCCCTTTCATTTAACATCCTTTTGCCACATTTAATAGGCCCAACTTATAAATTCTCAGGACAAATAAAACTCACCAAGCGACATCCAACTTGGTGGCCGAATCGCGCATTTTCCCCTCTTTTTTAAAGCCATAGCCAGCCAAATTGGTACTTCAGTCGGAATATGCGGGTAAAAAGGACCAAAATCACCCTATAATTGAAAGATTTTTAACATCAATTGATCCCACTTCAAGAAGAAATCAATTATAAACACAATTAAACAAATATAAGCAGAGATTTATTACACAGATAAAATTCAGAGAATCCATGCTCATGTTAGGAATAATTTCCACCAATTCATCTTCAGCGAGAAACTCAACCTGCAAAATTTAAGATAGACAAAAGTAAAATCAtgaaatgtccaaaagaaaaacaCATAAAAACAAGATCCATAGATGTGGGTCGAATTGTTCAGCCATTTCTTTGATTTGGGAAAGGTAGGAGACAAGCAGAAACCTCAGCAGCAGAGAAGATTGATAGATGAGGGTCAGATTGTCCAGCCATTTCTTTGATTTGACGAATCTAGGGTTTACAACATCACTTCAACAGGTCCCAAAGGAAAACAGAAAACTCAGAAAACCTACATTGATTAACAAATTAGTCATCTGATTATATTCTAatttcactaaacaaaatatataCAGAGAGAAATTAGAGAGGGGGTGTGTGTAGCACCCCATTTTCCTTGATCAATATTTAAAACTTTAACTCCAAAGCTTAAGGCAATAATTAGCCTAAAACAATAACCATATACTACACCAGTTATTTGGTTCAAAGGAAAATTCGCAAGAGTTTCCACTAAATAAAAAGATCTATGCACTAGATTTCACCCTGACTACAGTGCATGTTGCCAGGTAACAGAAACTTAAAATGAACCATTCATTCTAGTTAGACATCAGAACATACCACTCAACCCAAAAGATGATATAATATACCCAAGTGTGTTTGTGATACATAAATATACACAAAGGACTTATAAACATAACACAACAATTTCAAAAAAACTACAGAGACTAGCAATACCAAAATGAGACCAACAACGATCTCCCGACACGCAAGTTTAACTCTCAGTCAACCCTACGCATAAAACTCGATATAATAGTGAGCTAAACAAGCCCAGAAGAAACTTACACTACTCAAGAGCAATCATCAAAGTTGAATTAAAGCAGCGCAAGTTTGTTTTCCAAAAAAACACAGATAATTCATTAAAGAAACATAATCATTTAAATCAACATACATTCAGAAAACATTCAACATACTATAAAAGTAAATTTCATTCATCCAACAAGCACATATATGCGAGAAGCATAATTCCTTGGAGTAGCAAGGCTTGATTCTCTCGGATTCCTCAAATGATCATTAAAGCACCCTTGAAGTTTTCGGCTTCACTCATAAGATTTGTACCTTACTAGTACCTCATTCCTATGCAACCTCTACATACAAGCATTTAAGAGAAGAACAAATAGAAACACCTATTAGTGATAGAAACGCTTATCATGACGAGCCCACACCCCCAATACTTCAGAACATCACTATCCACTTTAGGATTCCTAAGAATTATAATCTAAAACGCCAAATTATAAGTTAAAACTTTATATAAAAGAAATTGTTACTCTACGGAAATAAACATCCATGCATACAGAAGATGCTCCCTCTTTTGATGATAATATTAGATGCAATTCCCCCCCTATTTATGCTATCAGCTGCAATTCCGCCCCTATTAAACATAAATATAGGTATAAAAGAAAGTGTGAGAGAACCCATTATGTACACCAAAGTCGGGAACTTATTCGTTCCCATCATATTAGCAGTGACCAAGAGAACATTACAGATGCTTCCCAATCCATGGAAagagtgaaaaaagaaaaaaataactctAGGAATCTAAAACAATACTGTTGCCTATTTACGAGTTTTAAATGTACCCTTCCCATAACCTCAATAACAGAAGAATCATTGTTTCAACAAAATAGCTGTTACTTACCTATTAGCACACATCAACTAAATCAACTACATACACCCCATTCATACTATGAGTACTTAGGAAACTTTAAGAATTAGGTTAATAGCAAATCAGTACTTCGCAGACGACGGTAGATTATAGATAGCAaccaatgcatgaatttgttaaaagaaaatataagcATAGAATTTCGAAAAGACATCAATGGTCACAAGAGAGTTCATGTGAGTTCCCacctcaatccgcaatcaaacctTAAGCTCTGTAGTCCGTCTATCGAACTCAAATATACCTTAATCATATAGAAGTTGAGTTAGAAAATTGAACGATTTCACCAAAATtgacgtatatgaaatactgcaACCTGAAATAGTCATAATTCTCTGCCTATTACCGGATTTTAGCACTTAATATCAATCTAGAATCGTTGGAGAAAGATCTAAAGTTATCAGTTGAAACATAATGCTAATTCAAGATGTATTTATGTCAGATGCGCTGACAAAGGAACTGCTAGAAGTGTTGTACTGAAACCGGCATATCTCAGAACATACAAATTGGAACGGGACACTTAATATCTCGTTGGAATTGCCGTTCAGAGAGCTATATTTCTCAAGAAGATATCCTAACGCAGTtcaatatatcaaaaaaaaaaatctaaaatcaggtCGAAATGTACCTGACAGCAAatgaaaatctaaaccaaacatgTTTATTTCACAAGAAGATATCCTAACCCAGTTCAATATATAAAAAGAAATAATCTAAATCAGGTCGAAATGTACCTGACAGCATATGAAAATCTACACCGAACATGTTTACTTCAATTTTACTAAGTTCTTCTAAACCTAGAATGCATGGTGAATTATAGATTCTGAACATATATAAATTCAAACTCTATTTGGGTTCATGCATCAACAGTATGAGAGATCAAAATGGTTTCAAATGAAACCCTAAGTTGTTCATATACAAATTAACAAGTACAGATAACAGCAGATGTTGCTGAGTCGTTGGAATAAGCTATTATATCAAACTCAATCAGTTGAAATAGGAAAATACAGGTTTGAAATCATACCTCTAATCCTCAATCAAGAAGAACACAAAATCCTTTTAATCTACTCTCTAACCTTCGTGAAAATCAGTCAATATAGACATTCATAGTCTTCACTTCCATTCATATTAATTGAAATCAAATATCTAGCATAGGGTTCACGATAATTTTGGTACTCACCTCATTGTTTTGCTTGTCTCTCTCTTTACTGCAGGTGTTGTAATTATGAACTTCTTTGGAGCATCCACAATCACGACCATAATCGGGGACTATACCAAAATTAGGTCCGAAATGGAAGCACAGTGGAACTGACTAAAAGGTATTTGGTCTGGATTTCCAGGGTTTGAGACTAAATTTGATAACCGGCCGAGACTGTAACTGAGGCGTAGGTATAGTGAGCATTTTAGGGTAGGCGTGAGTATAATGAGCGTTAAGGACTAGGCGTGAGTATAATGAGCGAGCGTCAAACAGCGTCTGAGTGggggcgttgatataaagtcTGCCAGACGAACCGTTCGTTATTAGTGGGCTTGATATTATAAGTGCGGTTGGTACCTACACTACAGTATATAATGCCACTCGGCCAGACGAACTTAATATATTCATTGGACGTTAATTTCATCAACGTCTCATAGCATTATACGGACGCCCTACACCGGGCGTCCACAATACGTACGCCTCACACAGAGCCAGTATTTAACCACGCCTAAATTTCAGACATCCACtatatctaactcctttaaaatcctaagctcataaggttccacgttgaacggtgaccctcacccacttacaaaattgtttcttttcatttttcctcaaaggagagaaaaacaaggcgtttttttgttaaaaagaagtactttttatatttatcatccccgaaacaaaacaaaaaaacgcTAGGAACAAACCTAGGTTTTCTTCTCTGGGTTTTCTTCTCTACAAACCTAGGTTTTCATTTGAAGAAAGCATTCTATGTGCAGATGAGATCGTCCAGGCTTCAAACAAACCTTTCTAATggttttcttctaaaaccatgtttttttcattctttcttctGCGTTCTCTCAattgatttcttttaatcttaTTACAGACTCTGCTTAGTTTTGTGTTTAGTTATCtcaaaataaaccctaaactgaATACCTAAAACCACTTCCGCAGTCTCTTTTCTCCATACCCTAACTCCATTATCTCATTCTCTCTATTTTGACTTTCAGGATTTTGGTTTAACTTTAGTTTACTTGCAGATACTGGTCATGGATAATCTTAGGGTCCAAGATGGAAGAAAATAAAACCATGGAATCTATCAAGGTAAGACTACTGATTTTCTTGAACTTTAATGGGTTCGAGTCTTAGTTTTTTGTGTTTGGTGGTCACTGGTGTTGCTTCATTTACAATAATCTATGAAAATGGCTTTCAAGGAAACAAAAGTTAAAAAACCTTTTTTCAAAACCCAAGGGAACAAAACCCAAATTTGGTAAGTCAAACCACTATTCAGTAGCTCTTATTGGttaaattttgtttgattttgggaaaaatcaatcaaaattgtAGTTTTCAACAATTACTTTGAATATTATGCTTCACATGACAATAATTTTGGTTGATGCTCTGGCAGAGATGCTGCTGCTTTCAGGATTTTGCACAGGTTGCTAATGAAGTGAAAGTCACAATAGGGCCTAAGGTACGGAATTTTCCTTCATAAGTTTTGGCGTCGTTTGTTATTATATATAAGTTTGAATTCCGCAACTTGATTGAGTAACAGATTAATGTGTTGCATTGTAAAGTTTAAGGTGATAATTTTGACTGTTCATCAGactaataaaaaatataatgataCTTTTATATTGAAAAGTGTTAATATGGATCACTACCACTATTTTTTAAATGTTGTACATTTGGTCCAAGCAGCCTTAAAAGTTTAATAGGCCAGGAAACATCTCAAGCAGGGTCGTAGCTGGTGTTTGTACATGATTTCCACGAACCTGTACAGGTTTTAATCATTTTTAGTCTCTTTTTGTTTCATTGGAGATCATTGTATGTTATggtaatatatatttttatgttttgcTAAAATTTATGCTTACGCTGTTATTACTACTGCGAAAAGCAGGGAGAAGATTTCTGATAGAGAAGAAAGCAAAAGTGGTAAA encodes the following:
- the LOC113314172 gene encoding DNA replication complex GINS protein PSF2-like, yielding MAGQSDPHLSIFSAAEVEFLAEDELVEIIPNMSMDSLNFICGDFGPFYPHIPTEVPIWLAMALKKRGKCAIRPPSWMSLENLTQVLELERDSPREFQPLPFHYVEISRLLFDHAREDIPDVHMVRTLVEDIRDVRFHKVESGFETIGSRTHAVKLKNLSAMEVNIVRPFFVRALQAFYKHDSPQMIPQPDTASRRTDTGDRGPRRDLRPR